The Candidatus Korarchaeota archaeon NZ13-K genome segment TGACTGTGTTCGCGGATGGTGAGGTGGACAGGTGCCCCACGGGCACTGGGGTGAGCGCCAGGCTTCCCCTGCTCCTAGCGAGGGGGGAGGTGAGGCCGGGGGAGGAGCTCACCTTCGAGAGCATCATAAACACTAAGTTCACGGGGAGGATAGTTGATGTCGTCAAGTACGGCCCTTACGATGCCGTGATACCCGAGGTGGGGGGAGATGCTCATGTGATCGCGAGGAACGCGTTCATACTGGACCCTAAGGATGATCTGAAGCATGGTTTCCTCCTGAGATGATAGCCTTCCGCACTTCACTATGAAAAGGAAGATGCGCATTGAGGCCCGATCCACCGGATCCCGCGGGCCGGAATCCCCCGCCCTCGAACTTGGATCAAATTGAACTGGGGCATAGTATGTTAAGATCATTTCCAGTTGAGGAGGCGTAATCTTTATAAAAAATGCAAGGAAACCGGCCCAAGCCTACGTTAGTAGGTGAGAGATCATGTCGTCAGAAGTTGGAGGGGGAATAGTTCCGAAGGAGGTCTTCGCCAGGAGGGCCAGCGGCTTGGTGAGGGAGGCCAGCCTCATAGACGCTTTCTCCTTCGGCTTCCTGAACCAGGGCCCCGCTGTCGCCATATGGACCCTGCTGAGCTGGGGAATATGGCTCTTCCCCTCCGGGGACGTGCTGAACTCCATATGGATCGCCACCTTCTTCGGGGTCTTCGGCGCGGCGCTCGTATGGGGAATACTGGGAGCCTCAATGCCCAGGAGCGGAGGTAGCTACGTATACAACACCAGGATACTGCATCCTGCCATAGGAATGGCCGTTAGCTTCGCAGAGTACTTCGTCTGGTGGCTCTGGGGAATAATACTAGCTCCTTGGGTCGCTGATCCTGGCCTGAAGACTCTTTTCGGCATGCTCGACATGCAAGAGGCCGCTGAGTGGTGCGCCTCTCCGGTCGGCATGTTCATAATAGCATCCATAGTCAACTTCTTGGGCTACCTCTTCACGTTCTATGGGCTCAGATTCTACCTGTGGCACCAGAGGACGATGATGATCCTCTCGATGATAACCTTAGCCATCGTTGGTGTGATACTCGGGATGCATTCCCATGAGGAGTTCGTAGCGGCTTGGAACGCCATGGCAGCAAAGTACAACTCGCTGGACTACGAGGGAATGATAAGAGCGGCCATGAAGGTAGATCCTAGGGTGTTCGCCCCCACAGCAAGCGTCCTCTGGGGTACGCTGGGCCTCGTCGTGGTCAACGCCTGGTGGGCCAGATACGGCTTGGACCTCAACGTGATGGCTGGAGAGATAAAGAGGCCCCAGAGGAACATAATGATAGCTCAGATAAGCTCCGTTGTCGCTCCAGCTATATTCGTCCTCGTATTCGCTCTGCTCTTCCCGAGTGTCGTCGGAAGGGATTTCATGTACGCCCTCTCAGTTGCCGATAACGTTGGCCTGGACGGCTACAACATGCCTTTCCCACCGAACTTCATGGGAGTCACCAGGGTGTTCCTAGACATAAGCAACCCGTTGGGCTACACGCTGGCTGTGATAGCGGCCCTGAGCTTCATAATATGCGATTACATGTACATCCCGCTCGGATACGTTGCCGCCAGCAGGATAGCCGTGGCGTGGGGCATGGACAGGATGGGGCCGAAGTGGTTCTCCGAGGTGAATCCTAAGTGGGCGTCCCCCATCAAGAACCTGACGTTCTTCTTCATAGTCAGCGAGCTAGGAATAGCTCTCTACTCATTCGGAGGGGCCGGTCCCATCTCCTCGCTCGACTGCCCAGCGACCGAGGGCATATCGCTCTGGGGAGTCACTGCTGTAGGTGCGCTCATATTCCCGTTCGTGAGGAAGGTCAGGTCCATATGGGAGACCTCCCCCTACAGGAACTGGAGGATAGGTCCTATTCACATAATCACGATATGCGCCATAATAGACCTGATAAACGTGGCCATAATAGAGTACTTCTACTACACCACGCCCGAGCTCGAGGGAATAACGCCGGAGGGACTCATAGCCTTCCTCTTCGTCTGGACCGGTGGGATGCTCTGGTGGGCGTACTGGAGATGGAAGAACAAGAAGGAAGGGATAGACATAGACCTAGCTTGGAAGGAGCTTCCTCCCGAGTGAGACACCTTTTTATATTTTTTTAGTGGGATCATCGGCAGTCGCTCGATGAGAAGGGTGATCCCATGACCAGGATCCTGTTCATTACCGATGTGCACGGCTCCGAGTACGTATTTAGGAAATTCCTGAACGCGATTCCGATATACAAGGCTGATGTTGGCATACTGCTAGGAGATCTCTCTGGGAAGCTCATAATCCCGATAGTGAGGAACCCGGACGGCACATACGTGAGCACGTTCTTCGGGGGCACATATAAGTTCAAGGAGAAGGAGCTGGATGATGTCAAGAAGAGGATCTCTATAGCGGGCTATTACCCAATAATAGTGACGAAGGAGGAGTTGGAGGAGATAGAGAGGAACCCGGAGCTGAAGGA includes the following:
- a CDS encoding APC family permease is translated as MSSEVGGGIVPKEVFARRASGLVREASLIDAFSFGFLNQGPAVAIWTLLSWGIWLFPSGDVLNSIWIATFFGVFGAALVWGILGASMPRSGGSYVYNTRILHPAIGMAVSFAEYFVWWLWGIILAPWVADPGLKTLFGMLDMQEAAEWCASPVGMFIIASIVNFLGYLFTFYGLRFYLWHQRTMMILSMITLAIVGVILGMHSHEEFVAAWNAMAAKYNSLDYEGMIRAAMKVDPRVFAPTASVLWGTLGLVVVNAWWARYGLDLNVMAGEIKRPQRNIMIAQISSVVAPAIFVLVFALLFPSVVGRDFMYALSVADNVGLDGYNMPFPPNFMGVTRVFLDISNPLGYTLAVIAALSFIICDYMYIPLGYVAASRIAVAWGMDRMGPKWFSEVNPKWASPIKNLTFFFIVSELGIALYSFGGAGPISSLDCPATEGISLWGVTAVGALIFPFVRKVRSIWETSPYRNWRIGPIHIITICAIIDLINVAIIEYFYYTTPELEGITPEGLIAFLFVWTGGMLWWAYWRWKNKKEGIDIDLAWKELPPE